From a region of the Lactuca sativa cultivar Salinas chromosome 4, Lsat_Salinas_v11, whole genome shotgun sequence genome:
- the LOC111910630 gene encoding uncharacterized protein LOC111910630: MESTTLSSSTSHDDQHPHPVDHVSQSAAEDSFGFEHLQINAYDGSHTQQLMPESAEIDDEDQEEEYDDDDEAEAEEGDFTFMCIGDNDSAITEDVEGGQIRPVFPLFDQTLLSGSEYDEGRRRLPISAQVDKVFIESPRLSPSSGNEETDGMATGTFCSLSKESDNGTKEMNLKSNSTGFSKLWRFRDKMNRSNSDGRDAFVFLDGPDRTTTSESKADAVDRSNVKVNAAGKEKVVKKVSKAKKGTASAHEVYLKQKVGQTEERRRSYLPYRPGVMGFFTNVNGGLSKNVDCFCLEAMIKFRDNRWLCEEAKKLPLLV, translated from the exons ATGGAGTCCACGACTTTATCTTCTTCTACCAGTCATGATGATCAACATCCACATCCTGTTGATCATGTGAGTCAATCGGCAGCTGAGGATTCCTTTGGTTTCGAGCATCTTCAAATTAATGCTTACGATGGTTCTCATACGCAACAGTTGATGCCGGAATCTGCGGAAATTGATGAcgaggatcaagaagaagaatacgatgatgatgatgaggcggAGGCGGAGGAAGGTGATTTTACGTTTATGTGCATAGGTGATAACGATTCAGCGATTACCGAGGACGTTGAAGGCGGCCAGATCCGGCCGGTGTTTCCTCTATTTGATCAGACTTTGCTATCAGGCAGTGAGTACGATGAAGGAAGACGCCGGTTGCCGATTTCTGCTCAGGTGGATAAGGTTTTCATTGAATCGCCTCGACTATCTCCGTCGTCAGGAAACGAAGAGACCGACGGAATGGCAACGGGAACGTTCTGCTCTTTGTCAAAAGAGTCGGACAACGGCACGAAGGAAATGAATCTGAAGAGCAACTCCACCGGATTCTCGAAGCTGTGGAGATTCAGAGACAAAATGAATCGGAGCAACAGCGATGGGCGTGACGCATTCGTCTTCCTAGATGGTCCCGATCGCACAACAACGTCGGAGTCAAAAGCCGACGCCGTCGACCGATCAAATGTCAAAGTCAACGCCGCCGGAAAGGAAAAAGTTGTTAAAAAGGTATCGAAGGCAAAAAAGGGTACTGCATCGGCACATGAGGTGTACTTGAAGCAAAAAGTAGGGCAGACGGAAGAACGGCGGCGGTCGTACCTACCCTACCGGCCGGGAGTAATGGGGTTTTTCACGAATGTGAACGGTGGGTTAAGCAAGAAT GTTGACTGTTTTTGTTTAGAAGCCATGATCAAATTTAGGGACAACCGATGGCTTTGTGAGGAAGCTAAAAAGCTTCCTCTGCTTGTATAA
- the LOC111910629 gene encoding uncharacterized mitochondrial protein AtMg00810-like, producing the protein MNGDTLIIGVYVDDLLVTGSNHEDIQRFKKDMSDQFEMSDLGLLTYYLGIEVNQMGEGITLKQESYAKILLTKTGMQDYNPAKTPMEHKLKLLKKEDGSELVNPTEYRSLVGGLRYLTHTRPDITFAVGIVSRFMEKPNVKHLQAVKGILRYVNGTLSHGLKYSRGDKRVSLTGYTDSDLENDVNDRKSTGGMAYYINGNLIT; encoded by the coding sequence ATGAATGGTGACACTCTGATTATAGGAGTGTATGTAGATGATTTGCTAGTGACGGGGAGCAATCATGAAGATATTCAGAGATTCAAAAAGGATATGAGTGACCAATTTGAGATGAGCGATTTGGGACTTTTGACCTACTATCTGGGAATAGAGGTGAACCAGATGGGTGAAGGGATCACATTGAAGCAAGAGTCTTATGCCAAGATTCTGTTAACCAAAACGGGTATGCAAGACTACAATCCTGCAAAAACACCAATGGAGCACAAGCTAAAATTGCTCAAAAAAGAAGATGGAAGTGAACTGGTGAATCCCACAGAGTACAGAAGTCTTGTTGGTGGTCTAAGGTACTTGACCCATACCCGTCCTGACATTACATTTGCTGTGGGTATTGTAAGTAGATTCATGGAAAAGCCGAATGTCAAACATCTCCAAGCTGTAAAGGGCATACTGAGGTATGTGAATGGTACTCTAAGCCATGGTCTGAAGTATTCAAGAGGAGATAAAAGGGTCAGTTTAACTGGTTACACAGATAGTGATTTGGAAAATGATGTTAATGATAGGAAGAGTACAGGTGGTATGGCATACTACATCAATGGGAATTTGATAACTTAG
- the LOC111910652 gene encoding AMSH-like ubiquitin thioesterase 2 isoform X2 — protein sequence MNKLGFMEPNFFKVTHSYPSSIISCIHNAPPHGAAEVSRITSLVNESTTSTRVLKDVHLSTQLLDGFLDLAEDNTSKDLETCGVLGAFLKEGTYYVTTLIIPKQDSTSSTCQAFNEEEIFAIQNEQSLFPVGWIHTHPSQSCFMSSVDLHTQYSYQVMVPEAVAIVMAPTDTSSYGYFRLSDPDGMKIVRECQETGFHTHSEPLNGASIYEDCSNIYLNPNLRLEIFDLRH from the exons ATGAACAAATTAGGTTTCATGGAGCCTAATTTTTTCAAAGTTACACACTCTTACCCTTCTTCTATAATCTCCTGCATACACAATGCACCACCACATGGAGCAGCAGAAGTTTCACGAATCACAAGTCTGGTCAATGAGTCAACAACATCTACTAGAGTCCTCAAAGATGTTCACTTA TCGACACAGTTGCTAGATGGCTTTCTTGATCTTGCGGAAGATAACACAAGCAAGGATCTGGAGACATGTGGCGTTCTTGGGGCGTTTCTT AAAGAAGGGACCTATTATGTAACAACTCTTATAATACCAAAACAAGATTCTACTTCTAGCACA TGTCAGGCTTTTAATGAAGAGGAAATATTTGCCATTCAAAATGAACAATCCCTTTTCCCTGTTGGATGGATCCAT aCACATCCTTCCCAAAGCTGTTTTATGTCATCAGTTGATCTACATACACAATATTCTTATCAG GTGATGGTACCAGAGGCAGTTGCTATTGTCATGGCTCCCACAGATACATCAAG TTACGGGTATTTTCGATTATCCGATCCTGATGGGATGAAAATTGTGAGGGAGTGCCAAGAGACTGGATTTCACACCCATTCAGAACCTCTCAATGGAGCTTCCATTTATGAAGACTGCTCCAATATATATCTTAACCCTAATCTCAGACTAGAAATATTTGATTTACgtcattaa
- the LOC111910652 gene encoding AMSH-like ubiquitin thioesterase 2 isoform X3, producing MNKLGFMEPNFFKVTHSYPSSIISCIHNAPPHGAAEVSRITSLVNESTTSTRVLKDVHLLLDGFLDLAEDNTSKDLETCGVLGAFLKEGTYYVTTLIIPKQDSTSSTCQAFNEEEIFAIQNEQSLFPVGWIHTHPSQSCFMSSVDLHTQYSYQVMVPEAVAIVMAPTDTSRSYGYFRLSDPDGMKIVRECQETGFHTHSEPLNGASIYEDCSNIYLNPNLRLEIFDLRH from the exons ATGAACAAATTAGGTTTCATGGAGCCTAATTTTTTCAAAGTTACACACTCTTACCCTTCTTCTATAATCTCCTGCATACACAATGCACCACCACATGGAGCAGCAGAAGTTTCACGAATCACAAGTCTGGTCAATGAGTCAACAACATCTACTAGAGTCCTCAAAGATGTTCACTTA TTGCTAGATGGCTTTCTTGATCTTGCGGAAGATAACACAAGCAAGGATCTGGAGACATGTGGCGTTCTTGGGGCGTTTCTT AAAGAAGGGACCTATTATGTAACAACTCTTATAATACCAAAACAAGATTCTACTTCTAGCACA TGTCAGGCTTTTAATGAAGAGGAAATATTTGCCATTCAAAATGAACAATCCCTTTTCCCTGTTGGATGGATCCAT aCACATCCTTCCCAAAGCTGTTTTATGTCATCAGTTGATCTACATACACAATATTCTTATCAG GTGATGGTACCAGAGGCAGTTGCTATTGTCATGGCTCCCACAGATACATCAAG GAGTTACGGGTATTTTCGATTATCCGATCCTGATGGGATGAAAATTGTGAGGGAGTGCCAAGAGACTGGATTTCACACCCATTCAGAACCTCTCAATGGAGCTTCCATTTATGAAGACTGCTCCAATATATATCTTAACCCTAATCTCAGACTAGAAATATTTGATTTACgtcattaa
- the LOC111910652 gene encoding AMSH-like ubiquitin thioesterase 2 isoform X1, whose translation MNKLGFMEPNFFKVTHSYPSSIISCIHNAPPHGAAEVSRITSLVNESTTSTRVLKDVHLSTQLLDGFLDLAEDNTSKDLETCGVLGAFLKEGTYYVTTLIIPKQDSTSSTCQAFNEEEIFAIQNEQSLFPVGWIHTHPSQSCFMSSVDLHTQYSYQVMVPEAVAIVMAPTDTSRSYGYFRLSDPDGMKIVRECQETGFHTHSEPLNGASIYEDCSNIYLNPNLRLEIFDLRH comes from the exons ATGAACAAATTAGGTTTCATGGAGCCTAATTTTTTCAAAGTTACACACTCTTACCCTTCTTCTATAATCTCCTGCATACACAATGCACCACCACATGGAGCAGCAGAAGTTTCACGAATCACAAGTCTGGTCAATGAGTCAACAACATCTACTAGAGTCCTCAAAGATGTTCACTTA TCGACACAGTTGCTAGATGGCTTTCTTGATCTTGCGGAAGATAACACAAGCAAGGATCTGGAGACATGTGGCGTTCTTGGGGCGTTTCTT AAAGAAGGGACCTATTATGTAACAACTCTTATAATACCAAAACAAGATTCTACTTCTAGCACA TGTCAGGCTTTTAATGAAGAGGAAATATTTGCCATTCAAAATGAACAATCCCTTTTCCCTGTTGGATGGATCCAT aCACATCCTTCCCAAAGCTGTTTTATGTCATCAGTTGATCTACATACACAATATTCTTATCAG GTGATGGTACCAGAGGCAGTTGCTATTGTCATGGCTCCCACAGATACATCAAG GAGTTACGGGTATTTTCGATTATCCGATCCTGATGGGATGAAAATTGTGAGGGAGTGCCAAGAGACTGGATTTCACACCCATTCAGAACCTCTCAATGGAGCTTCCATTTATGAAGACTGCTCCAATATATATCTTAACCCTAATCTCAGACTAGAAATATTTGATTTACgtcattaa